From Mucilaginibacter gotjawali:
CAGGTTTGGTGCCGAACGGTTAAGCTTTTCGCCCCGGCAGGCCGACCTTTTAATGGTGATGGGTACCATCTCCAAAAAAATGGGCCCGGTTTTACGCCAGGTTTACCTGCAAATGGCTGAACCACGCTGGGTAATGGCCGTTGGCGCCTGCGCATCAAGCGGTGGTATTTTTGATACCTATTCGGTTTTACAGGGAATTGACGAAGTGATACCGGTTGACGTTTACGTGCCCGGCTGCCCGCCACGCCCCGAAGCCATTATTGATGGCTTCATACAAATTCAAAAACTGGTGCAATCAGAAACTTTGCGCCGCAGAAATGAGCCTAAATATCAGGAACTATTAGCTTCATACGGAATTCAATAATGGGTAAATTAACAAACGAAGATCTTGTAAAAAAGATCAGCGAAAAATACAGTGACCAGGTAACCCTGCTTGGCGAACCATTTGGCTTATTAACCTTTGAGACCGGGCGCGACCAGATCACCGATCTGC
This genomic window contains:
- a CDS encoding NADH-quinone oxidoreductase subunit B, which translates into the protein MSEIQLVDAPAGVEGAGFFATSVDKAIGLARSYSLWPLPFATSCCGIEFMATMSPHYDLARFGAERLSFSPRQADLLMVMGTISKKMGPVLRQVYLQMAEPRWVMAVGACASSGGIFDTYSVLQGIDEVIPVDVYVPGCPPRPEAIIDGFIQIQKLVQSETLRRRNEPKYQELLASYGIQ